One stretch of Oceanipulchritudo coccoides DNA includes these proteins:
- a CDS encoding glycosyltransferase family 4 protein: MNRPRVLIVTTNPPLKEMGGSLLFYRQFIERADYDVAVMTDRLDSQLDSVPWFQVKHPRWLARILRTRFSLFGHDFIHLFAGKFASRESLQFARKFNPDVIITGAETWMSDLAITLGKKLDVPVAGHFMDWPTYASLGHDCVKRKFTTLFKRRYHRCHLAFGICPEMLEALGPHPNAHVYYPSGNWTGQDSRASQVSNDGRFVVMFAGNLGQWYGHAIIQLLDALEGHEKIQLKVAGKNAPWSEERGEELRASGHFLGFLDHEACADALGEADALLVIMGFDEDSRMIESTSFKSKMVDYLVQQKPLIIWGPEYCTAVKHARREGFAEVVTNPDPTAVVRVAEELQVSSEKRQSLIRNGERFFKENLDAGIVFGRALAETIKTIEAYRKAH, from the coding sequence ATGAATCGCCCACGCGTATTAATTGTCACGACGAATCCTCCTCTAAAGGAGATGGGAGGTAGCCTCCTGTTTTACCGACAGTTCATCGAGAGGGCTGACTATGATGTTGCTGTGATGACCGACCGGTTGGATTCACAACTGGATTCTGTCCCTTGGTTTCAAGTCAAACATCCCCGTTGGCTGGCGCGGATTTTAAGGACGCGTTTTTCGCTTTTTGGACATGACTTCATTCACCTCTTTGCAGGAAAATTTGCCTCAAGAGAATCACTACAATTCGCCAGAAAATTTAATCCCGACGTCATTATCACAGGCGCGGAAACGTGGATGAGCGACCTCGCGATTACACTTGGCAAAAAACTCGATGTTCCAGTCGCGGGCCACTTCATGGATTGGCCGACCTACGCTTCACTTGGTCATGACTGCGTGAAACGGAAATTTACTACTTTGTTCAAGCGCCGGTATCATCGGTGTCACCTTGCATTTGGAATCTGCCCCGAGATGTTGGAAGCGTTGGGACCGCATCCCAATGCCCATGTATACTATCCCTCCGGAAACTGGACCGGGCAGGATAGCAGGGCGTCGCAAGTCAGTAATGATGGTCGCTTCGTTGTCATGTTTGCCGGGAATCTAGGTCAGTGGTACGGACACGCCATCATTCAGCTGTTGGACGCTCTTGAAGGGCATGAGAAGATACAATTGAAGGTCGCTGGAAAAAACGCCCCATGGTCCGAGGAACGGGGTGAGGAGCTGAGGGCGTCTGGCCATTTTCTCGGGTTTCTTGACCATGAAGCCTGTGCGGATGCATTGGGAGAGGCGGATGCCCTTCTCGTCATAATGGGGTTTGATGAAGACAGCAGGATGATTGAAAGCACAAGTTTCAAGTCCAAGATGGTTGATTACCTGGTGCAGCAAAAGCCGTTGATCATCTGGGGACCAGAGTATTGCACTGCGGTCAAGCACGCCCGCCGTGAAGGGTTTGCCGAGGTTGTCACGAATCCTGATCCAACTGCGGTTGTCAGGGTGGCCGAGGAGTTACAGGTTAGTTCAGAAAAAAGACAGTCCCTGATTCGGAACGGTGAACGGTTTTTCAAGGAAAATCTGGATGCTGGAATTGTCTTTGGGCGGGCACTGGCGGAAACGATCAAGACGATCGAGGCCTACAGGAAAGCCCACTAG
- a CDS encoding polysaccharide pyruvyl transferase family protein, with product MKYLFFDLPVHRAILNPEEKPIQQILREAGGNTGNLLFRYAIRSQIGDELVDTHWKEGVALAQTGKFDGVVLAGANWLNTSQPFGNEKRARALRELGLPVICIGLGCQHYFTTHEKLEFPKETLDFLDALRELEACVLVRDEMTLIQCRHYGLKDVHLTGCPSNFINSSDDFADKLISKTERSHYDKVILNSGHFAGPTLELDRKLLPLTKHRPGSYLVQANHNGAIAMALDKSGEYSGKDIRHMRKSFKLGGGFFGRKEAFEEWRSLLGVYLDVEAWLKDASSWDFAIGSRIHGTMAPVQAGTPAVLVATDSRTEGLASLMGVPYIKIEDALKLENPVSVKDLINLSQLDWMSYVEKRKKLAREYASHLNRFGLTLTPSLERIIS from the coding sequence ATGAAGTACTTGTTTTTTGATCTTCCGGTTCATCGGGCCATCTTGAACCCCGAAGAAAAGCCAATCCAGCAGATCCTTCGTGAGGCAGGTGGCAATACGGGGAATCTACTATTCCGTTACGCTATTCGTTCACAGATCGGGGATGAGCTGGTGGACACCCACTGGAAGGAGGGGGTAGCCTTGGCGCAGACCGGGAAATTTGATGGAGTGGTGCTGGCAGGAGCCAACTGGTTGAACACATCCCAGCCATTTGGCAACGAGAAGCGTGCCCGGGCCCTTCGCGAACTGGGACTTCCCGTCATCTGTATAGGATTGGGATGCCAGCATTATTTCACTACACATGAGAAGTTGGAATTTCCAAAGGAGACATTGGATTTTCTTGATGCTCTCCGCGAACTGGAGGCCTGTGTCCTTGTCCGGGATGAAATGACCCTGATCCAATGCCGGCACTACGGTTTAAAAGATGTGCACCTGACTGGTTGTCCTTCCAATTTCATCAACTCCAGCGATGACTTTGCTGACAAGTTGATCTCCAAGACTGAACGTTCGCATTATGATAAGGTCATTTTGAACTCAGGGCACTTTGCGGGGCCAACCCTTGAGCTTGACCGGAAGTTGCTCCCGTTGACCAAGCACCGCCCGGGATCTTACCTCGTCCAGGCAAACCACAACGGGGCCATTGCCATGGCGCTGGACAAATCAGGCGAATACTCAGGCAAAGACATTCGTCACATGAGAAAGTCTTTCAAGCTGGGTGGCGGATTCTTTGGTCGAAAGGAAGCATTTGAGGAATGGAGGTCGCTCCTAGGGGTCTATCTTGATGTGGAGGCATGGCTTAAGGATGCGAGTTCGTGGGACTTCGCAATCGGGTCAAGAATCCATGGAACAATGGCTCCCGTACAGGCCGGAACTCCCGCTGTGCTTGTTGCTACAGATTCAAGGACAGAGGGGTTGGCGTCCTTGATGGGCGTTCCTTACATTAAGATTGAAGACGCTTTGAAGCTGGAAAACCCGGTTAGTGTGAAGGACTTGATTAATCTCTCTCAATTAGATTGGATGTCCTATGTGGAAAAGCGCAAGAAACTGGCCAGAGAGTACGCCTCCCATTTGAATCGCTTCGGGTTGACGCTGACTCCCAGTTTGGAGCGAATTATTTCCTGA
- a CDS encoding acyltransferase, whose translation MKNLINWLRVKYRGFALLSCLDSPRPDILRGFQRWMWLYRHRRSGRIIDPSTEVRKNVPGLNELGEVLVIEKGVAIDKGCILWVDESEGSQGSILIRNNSYIGPYAFLGSCHKLVIGSNSMIGAHSYLITANHRTDKGGDTYDQQGYSGASIELGSNVWLGCHVVVLPGVKIGDGAIIGAGAVVTKDVPAGETWGGVPATRIKGAE comes from the coding sequence GTGAAGAATTTGATCAATTGGCTCAGGGTAAAATACCGGGGCTTTGCCTTGCTCTCTTGTCTGGATTCACCCCGGCCGGATATTCTGCGCGGGTTCCAGCGCTGGATGTGGCTGTATCGACACAGGCGCTCGGGCCGAATCATAGATCCTTCTACTGAGGTTAGAAAAAATGTGCCTGGATTGAATGAGCTGGGCGAGGTCCTGGTAATCGAAAAAGGCGTTGCGATAGACAAAGGCTGTATTCTCTGGGTGGATGAATCCGAGGGAAGCCAGGGATCAATCCTGATTAGAAATAATTCCTATATCGGGCCTTATGCTTTTCTAGGCTCTTGTCACAAGCTGGTGATTGGCAGTAATTCAATGATTGGTGCCCATTCCTACTTGATCACGGCCAATCACAGGACTGATAAAGGCGGAGACACATATGACCAGCAGGGTTACAGCGGAGCCAGTATCGAATTGGGAAGTAATGTCTGGTTGGGCTGTCATGTAGTTGTTTTGCCCGGTGTCAAAATCGGGGACGGCGCGATCATTGGTGCAGGTGCAGTTGTGACGAAGGACGTGCCTGCCGGCGAAACTTGGGGTGGGGTACCTGCAACCAGAATCAAGGGTGCCGAATGA
- a CDS encoding glycosyltransferase family 4 protein — protein sequence MRIAIISTMRGYSWAGTEEVWYHFAKLAMEEGHEIMLGADEKVVASDQVKELVKLGLKTASRRLFKPMRLFLLKQRIRPDMAPVEAFSPDVILVNAGSPLDHVFSPYIWDFCRELNAPKVFFCHFNSDRLRIPDRAALKETFLEMSGMVFVSKDNKRVLERQLATLFPSAQVIVNGPRLKMDKPLAWPDSPIRFAQVARLETEWKGHDILLETLAGDIWRERNWELTIFGTGPDEQYIRELVTMYELSKKVKFGGYVRDMREVYGSHHLLLLPSRGEGTPLAALEAMMCGRPVVATDVGGNSEIIDEGISGFIADAPTASSFGKALDRAWGLQNDWQLLGARAHERALQLEAADPPRKLLDYLVTIR from the coding sequence ATGAGAATTGCCATCATTTCAACCATGCGGGGTTACTCGTGGGCCGGGACGGAAGAAGTCTGGTACCATTTCGCGAAACTGGCGATGGAAGAGGGCCATGAAATCATGCTTGGCGCAGACGAGAAAGTGGTGGCCTCGGATCAGGTGAAGGAGCTTGTCAAACTTGGATTGAAAACTGCCTCCAGAAGACTCTTCAAACCGATGCGGCTGTTTCTCCTCAAGCAGCGCATCCGTCCAGACATGGCTCCAGTCGAGGCGTTTTCCCCGGATGTTATCCTGGTTAACGCGGGGTCTCCCCTAGACCATGTTTTCTCACCCTACATATGGGATTTCTGCAGGGAGCTGAATGCGCCCAAAGTATTTTTCTGCCATTTCAATTCTGACCGATTGAGGATTCCGGACCGCGCGGCATTGAAGGAAACCTTCCTGGAAATGAGCGGGATGGTATTTGTAAGCAAAGATAACAAGCGGGTACTCGAAAGACAATTAGCGACCCTGTTTCCTTCAGCACAGGTTATTGTAAACGGTCCACGGTTAAAGATGGATAAGCCTCTTGCCTGGCCCGACAGTCCTATCCGTTTTGCGCAGGTGGCCCGTCTGGAAACAGAATGGAAAGGGCACGATATCCTTCTGGAAACACTTGCAGGAGATATCTGGAGGGAGCGAAATTGGGAACTGACAATTTTCGGGACCGGGCCGGATGAGCAATATATCCGGGAACTTGTGACAATGTACGAGCTTTCCAAAAAGGTTAAGTTTGGAGGATACGTCCGCGACATGAGAGAGGTCTACGGTTCGCATCACCTGCTGCTCCTTCCATCGCGTGGAGAGGGAACACCATTAGCCGCGCTGGAAGCGATGATGTGCGGGCGCCCTGTGGTTGCAACCGATGTCGGAGGCAACAGTGAAATAATTGATGAGGGAATTTCAGGCTTCATTGCTGATGCGCCAACCGCCAGTTCATTCGGGAAAGCGCTTGATCGGGCATGGGGTTTGCAGAATGACTGGCAATTACTTGGTGCTCGCGCACATGAACGAGCCCTACAGTTGGAAGCAGCGGATCCGCCGCGAAAATTGCTCGATTATCTAGTCACAATTCGATGA
- a CDS encoding acyltransferase family protein codes for MRDRVAYIDNLRIMVNFLIVLNHSFWNKSLETTLSTSELELVELLRFFSMNLGPIRVPFFFLIAGLFSATYLGKRGIAGFSKTRFERILIPLIIALCSYVYLVLVISRFGDLSRVLNVEDYSNYIVSGFGGLGYVWFLYVLIIYSGVLLGFYWIAQKVAFLKSGLRKASDLFCYSKYTFLGALLFIETCKFVFLHTVPDELYENVPFLPLKYLVHNITYFSVGALAGLSFKRFQNNIRFNLYETIVFILIYALTGYTGYAYGLQPVIQLYSVISNALPLVLMLSIFNVYLNKRVTRLNFVTNSTYTIYLIHFPVISLLTYLLIQLQITALTVYFTVILLSYPLSLVTALIIRRFKLTAFLFGAKPLYSFRRSIA; via the coding sequence ATGAGGGATCGTGTCGCCTATATTGATAATTTAAGGATTATGGTCAATTTCCTGATCGTCCTCAACCACTCATTCTGGAACAAGTCGCTGGAAACCACCCTTAGCACAAGCGAATTGGAACTGGTTGAATTGTTACGGTTCTTCTCAATGAATCTGGGCCCAATCCGAGTACCCTTTTTTTTTCTCATAGCTGGTTTGTTCTCGGCAACGTATCTGGGCAAGCGTGGAATAGCCGGTTTTTCCAAGACCAGGTTCGAACGGATCCTGATTCCTCTGATAATTGCCCTCTGCTCTTATGTTTACCTTGTTCTTGTGATAAGCAGGTTTGGTGATCTTTCCCGGGTTTTGAATGTTGAGGACTATTCGAATTATATAGTCAGCGGCTTTGGCGGCTTGGGGTATGTCTGGTTTTTATATGTGCTGATCATTTACAGTGGTGTTCTACTTGGGTTTTACTGGATTGCCCAAAAGGTTGCATTTTTAAAATCAGGCCTCCGAAAAGCCTCTGATTTGTTTTGTTACAGCAAGTATACTTTTCTTGGAGCACTGCTTTTCATTGAGACCTGTAAATTTGTCTTTCTACACACTGTTCCGGATGAACTTTATGAGAACGTTCCCTTCCTTCCACTTAAGTACCTGGTTCACAACATTACATATTTTTCAGTAGGTGCATTGGCAGGTCTTTCCTTTAAACGGTTTCAAAATAATATCCGCTTCAACCTATACGAAACAATTGTGTTTATCCTGATCTACGCCCTAACCGGGTATACGGGCTATGCATACGGGTTGCAGCCCGTAATTCAATTGTACTCTGTAATTTCGAATGCACTGCCGCTAGTTCTCATGCTGTCCATTTTTAATGTATACTTGAACAAGAGGGTGACCCGGTTGAATTTTGTCACAAACTCGACCTATACAATATATTTGATTCATTTTCCGGTAATCAGCCTTCTCACATACCTGCTAATTCAATTGCAGATTACAGCGCTCACCGTATATTTCACTGTCATCCTGCTCAGCTATCCACTGTCCCTCGTAACAGCGCTGATAATCCGGCGATTTAAGCTAACCGCTTTTCTGTTTGGCGCCAAACCTCTCTATTCCTTCCGGAGGAGCATTGCATGA
- a CDS encoding glycosyltransferase family 2 protein translates to MSASEISVIIPAFNREGLIGPTLESLLNQTIPAVEILVVDDGSTDQTAQVAASFGPSVRVIHQENQGPSAARNNGLRQSRGEFIHFFDSDDIAVPNKHEVQLKALEAGGADIAYGPWIKGAFSGKTFIPSNGVLQQRGLPAGDLVKSLLCDWSIVPHACLFRRDIVERSGGFPDDLFVGEDQFMFLRCLLAGAKVVHSPDTLELYRADNTDKITESGGGLIKRLVEWARFLIKANHLCRKNRYIPTDWFLFQKRAYNVFSELKELDFQGKQELLSNLSALFVPRKKFFYNVSGFVNQKRQGLEMRLTGNRGSRDFRVGSLTETQITEIQQAGYNIPG, encoded by the coding sequence ATGAGTGCCAGTGAGATCAGTGTCATTATCCCGGCCTTTAATCGTGAAGGATTAATTGGTCCGACGCTGGAAAGTTTACTGAATCAAACTATCCCGGCGGTAGAAATCCTCGTCGTTGACGATGGGTCCACAGATCAAACCGCCCAGGTTGCGGCCAGTTTTGGACCAAGCGTGCGAGTCATCCATCAGGAAAACCAAGGCCCCTCTGCGGCACGCAATAACGGGCTTCGCCAAAGTCGCGGAGAATTCATACACTTCTTTGATAGTGATGATATTGCGGTACCAAACAAACATGAAGTCCAGCTCAAGGCGTTAGAGGCCGGTGGTGCCGACATTGCTTACGGGCCGTGGATCAAGGGCGCGTTTTCTGGAAAAACATTTATTCCTTCAAACGGCGTACTCCAGCAGAGAGGCCTGCCTGCCGGAGATCTCGTCAAGTCATTGCTCTGCGACTGGTCGATCGTGCCTCATGCCTGTTTGTTCAGGAGAGATATTGTTGAGCGCTCAGGAGGATTCCCGGATGACCTCTTTGTCGGTGAAGATCAGTTCATGTTTCTTCGCTGTCTATTGGCGGGAGCCAAGGTAGTCCATTCCCCGGATACGCTCGAATTGTATCGGGCGGATAATACAGACAAGATCACTGAATCGGGTGGAGGGTTAATAAAGCGTTTGGTTGAGTGGGCTCGGTTTCTTATAAAGGCAAATCATCTCTGCAGGAAAAACAGATACATTCCGACAGATTGGTTCCTTTTTCAAAAACGTGCTTACAACGTATTCTCTGAGTTGAAGGAACTGGATTTCCAGGGCAAACAGGAATTGCTATCCAACTTGTCCGCTTTGTTTGTTCCACGGAAAAAGTTTTTCTATAATGTGAGCGGATTTGTGAACCAGAAACGGCAGGGATTGGAAATGCGCCTGACGGGCAATCGCGGTTCACGCGATTTCAGGGTCGGATCCCTGACAGAAACACAAATTACAGAAATCCAGCAAGCCGGATACAACATCCCCGGTTGA
- a CDS encoding sulfotransferase family 2 domain-containing protein — MKQPAPSDFILFLHLQKTAGMTLQELLRRQYGPGLAKRSIRRLLKRSPEGLGMAEALSALSQKDKIFMGHFCFGVHRLLNFNTTYITFLRDPASRLISLYNFSANTPGAHYYKVAKDMTCEEFLFESKLLEMDNGMTRFLAGDEEDLFINRTPYGKCGHKMLEKALSNLDNFFSFVGIQEEFDRSLLLLAETFNWRNPCYVRLNTSRITESKPAAHEDLKIRIKECNQLDSELYAICKERFMDTYNSVFQDGDNALERFRMQNQKYQKWAKPLYQARSTIAGLIKKTLKGPRA; from the coding sequence ATGAAACAACCAGCACCTTCCGATTTTATCCTCTTCCTTCACCTCCAGAAGACTGCCGGCATGACTTTGCAGGAGCTCTTGAGGCGTCAGTATGGCCCAGGATTGGCTAAGAGAAGCATTAGGCGGCTACTAAAAAGATCCCCGGAGGGGCTGGGAATGGCTGAAGCGCTTTCTGCGCTTTCACAAAAGGACAAGATCTTCATGGGACACTTCTGCTTTGGGGTGCACCGGCTTCTAAACTTCAATACGACATATATTACCTTTCTCAGGGATCCGGCTTCCCGTTTGATCTCCCTGTATAATTTTTCCGCGAACACCCCCGGAGCACATTACTACAAAGTTGCCAAGGATATGACCTGCGAGGAATTCCTTTTTGAGAGCAAGCTCCTTGAAATGGACAATGGAATGACCCGCTTTCTTGCCGGCGATGAGGAAGACCTCTTTATCAACCGAACTCCATACGGGAAATGCGGCCACAAGATGCTTGAAAAAGCATTATCCAACTTGGACAACTTTTTTAGCTTTGTCGGCATCCAGGAAGAGTTTGACCGCTCCCTTCTTCTGCTTGCAGAAACCTTCAATTGGAGAAACCCATGTTATGTAAGGCTTAATACCAGCCGGATCACAGAAAGTAAACCGGCCGCCCATGAAGATCTCAAGATCCGGATCAAGGAATGCAACCAACTTGATTCGGAATTATATGCCATCTGCAAAGAGCGTTTTATGGATACATACAATTCAGTTTTTCAAGATGGTGACAATGCACTCGAACGGTTCCGGATGCAAAACCAGAAATATCAGAAGTGGGCGAAGCCGCTTTATCAGGCCAGGTCGACAATCGCTGGATTAATCAAGAAAACACTTAAGGGCCCTCGGGCGTGA
- a CDS encoding glycosyltransferase has product MKSNTSTKARVLYCAEASSGGIAEYVKFHSLALVESGLAVTILCREDYPHKKIPGVSFVAELPAKQKKASSLMRVLDYISDSRTISRKVLDLVTGGGYDYVLLDCFREYLSPFWVGPLKKARAKGIRFGVVAHDPVRDFVVGPHWWHSLSIRMAYSFIDDVYVHDSSRIDFGRSHPETIRIHEIPHGPYEISPPIKGREIVREEMGFQKDDQVCLSFGQIRDGKNLDLFLRAMTSLPESVKLLVAGKSDSGSQKTPEYYQNEARERGVDARCQWLIKYINEDEIADLFAASDLVLLTYSKAFVSASGVLNIAVECAKPVLASGGAGPLKTAVSNYPIGEWIEDLNEESVASAVTSLLKPGREFHFAEYADDHSWKRNAATVKDAIVRKTDED; this is encoded by the coding sequence ATGAAATCCAATACCTCCACAAAAGCTCGAGTGCTGTACTGTGCCGAGGCCAGCTCTGGTGGTATTGCCGAGTATGTGAAATTCCATTCTCTGGCACTGGTTGAGTCAGGATTAGCAGTAACAATATTGTGCCGCGAGGATTACCCGCATAAGAAAATTCCAGGAGTCTCCTTCGTGGCCGAACTGCCGGCAAAACAGAAGAAGGCTTCCTCACTGATGCGCGTCCTCGACTATATTTCAGACTCCCGCACAATTTCTCGAAAGGTTTTAGATTTAGTCACGGGAGGGGGTTATGACTACGTGCTCCTTGATTGTTTCAGAGAGTACCTCTCTCCTTTCTGGGTTGGTCCACTGAAGAAAGCACGAGCCAAGGGAATTCGTTTCGGGGTCGTCGCACATGATCCTGTGCGCGACTTTGTTGTTGGTCCGCATTGGTGGCATAGCCTCAGCATTCGCATGGCCTACAGTTTTATTGACGATGTGTATGTGCATGACAGCAGCAGAATCGACTTTGGCAGATCGCACCCGGAGACAATCAGAATTCATGAAATTCCTCATGGTCCTTACGAGATTTCTCCCCCAATCAAAGGTCGTGAAATAGTGCGCGAGGAGATGGGATTCCAAAAGGACGATCAGGTTTGTCTTTCATTCGGGCAAATTCGCGACGGTAAAAATCTCGATTTGTTCCTCCGGGCAATGACTTCCCTCCCCGAGAGCGTGAAACTACTTGTGGCAGGCAAAAGTGATTCCGGATCCCAGAAGACTCCGGAATACTATCAGAATGAGGCGCGGGAGAGGGGAGTGGATGCCCGCTGCCAGTGGCTTATCAAATACATTAACGAAGACGAAATCGCAGATCTATTCGCTGCCTCGGACCTTGTCCTGTTAACTTATTCCAAGGCCTTTGTTTCAGCGAGTGGAGTCTTGAACATTGCTGTTGAGTGCGCCAAGCCAGTGCTTGCCTCGGGGGGAGCGGGACCATTGAAAACCGCAGTAAGCAATTACCCAATTGGTGAATGGATTGAAGACTTGAACGAGGAGTCAGTTGCCTCTGCCGTTACTTCGCTCCTGAAGCCAGGTCGAGAATTTCACTTTGCAGAATATGCGGATGATCATTCCTGGAAGCGGAATGCTGCAACGGTCAAAGACGCAATTGTCCGAAAAACAGATGAAGATTAA
- a CDS encoding glycosyltransferase family 4 protein, whose amino-acid sequence MKIKKLLFLATYFPDPNNPSRGNWALEQAQAFQNAGIDVLVVVPTPWVPRILGKLHPKLAAYSGTPVTMKFGELQVEYPRWPCYPWHTFHGINRRYPDRIISIGWHFAQTRINRIVDRFKPDAIVAHHTLVAGQLALKLFKKHRTPYIVTDHEVGDLISCRDNAKVNRIFNDVGKHAKRMVVVSSAMQREGEAVLPNIPFSTIYNGSSFDIYKDRVPSPETGPVTVFCCSKFYGRKDIPLLLRAFDAVVEKGYDVRLRVAGDGPDRAKVVDCLSKLKHQDRVTLMGLLPSEVVVSEMQNADIFALVGWAEPFGVVFLEAMASGLPIIVSEDAGVAEILEDQKTAVLTRPHDQNSVESALVKLVENPELRDQIGSAGQKLFSQKFQWANVIMDYIHLFE is encoded by the coding sequence ATGAAGATTAAGAAACTACTCTTTCTGGCGACTTACTTTCCGGATCCGAACAATCCCTCAAGGGGGAATTGGGCGCTGGAGCAAGCACAGGCTTTTCAAAATGCTGGTATTGATGTTCTGGTTGTCGTCCCAACACCGTGGGTTCCAAGGATTCTAGGCAAGTTACATCCCAAGCTAGCAGCCTATTCCGGGACACCTGTGACTATGAAGTTTGGAGAGTTGCAGGTCGAATACCCGAGGTGGCCCTGTTATCCCTGGCACACTTTTCACGGAATAAATCGCCGGTATCCAGATAGGATCATCTCTATCGGGTGGCATTTCGCCCAGACAAGAATTAACAGGATTGTTGATCGGTTCAAACCAGACGCCATTGTCGCCCATCACACGCTTGTGGCCGGGCAACTCGCCCTGAAATTATTTAAGAAGCACAGGACCCCTTACATTGTAACAGACCATGAAGTAGGGGATTTGATCAGCTGTCGAGACAACGCCAAAGTGAACAGGATATTCAACGATGTTGGAAAGCATGCCAAGCGGATGGTGGTTGTATCAAGCGCGATGCAAAGAGAAGGTGAAGCGGTTCTTCCAAACATTCCCTTTTCCACGATCTATAACGGAAGTTCCTTTGACATCTACAAGGATAGAGTTCCATCCCCGGAGACCGGTCCGGTCACCGTGTTTTGCTGCTCCAAATTTTATGGGAGGAAAGATATTCCCCTTCTTCTTCGCGCTTTCGATGCTGTGGTTGAAAAAGGCTATGATGTAAGACTGAGAGTAGCTGGAGATGGCCCGGACCGTGCAAAAGTGGTAGACTGTCTCAGCAAACTCAAGCATCAGGACCGGGTTACGCTGATGGGACTTCTTCCCTCTGAAGTTGTTGTTTCAGAAATGCAAAATGCTGACATTTTCGCGCTGGTTGGATGGGCTGAACCTTTCGGGGTTGTTTTTCTTGAGGCGATGGCCTCGGGGTTACCGATCATAGTCAGTGAAGATGCTGGTGTGGCGGAAATCCTTGAAGATCAAAAAACAGCCGTTTTAACACGGCCCCATGATCAGAATTCCGTGGAGTCCGCGTTGGTAAAACTTGTCGAAAACCCGGAGTTACGCGACCAAATAGGCTCGGCTGGACAAAAGTTGTTCTCACAAAAATTCCAGTGGGCGAATGTCATTATGGATTACATTCATCTCTTCGAGTGA
- a CDS encoding glycosyltransferase family 2 protein, producing the protein MKISLCITTYNKPVQLEQVLSGIRRMSVLPDEVIVCDDGSGPETRSMLDRLKLDFPVPLRHLWQPDEGWQVSKSRNMGIKEAAGDYIVFIDGDCVPHHKFIEDHKQLAREGHFTLGDRAHVKQPYTNDFQPTFMQVMKGILSKKLHKRYVAIRNPLERPYRINYGDVTARELANLAVGCNMAFWKSDIVKINGFNESLEGWALEDIEMAGRLLVSGVTANKVWRQAILYHLDHGDPVFDDETILDSTESVLSNKVSWTPSGLSSTEEVS; encoded by the coding sequence ATGAAAATAAGTTTGTGCATCACGACTTACAATAAGCCTGTCCAGTTGGAACAGGTCCTAAGCGGCATCAGACGAATGTCCGTTCTGCCTGACGAAGTGATTGTCTGTGATGACGGATCAGGCCCTGAAACACGATCCATGCTGGACCGGCTCAAGCTAGACTTCCCGGTTCCCCTACGCCATCTCTGGCAACCAGATGAGGGCTGGCAGGTGTCCAAGTCCCGGAATATGGGGATTAAGGAAGCTGCCGGGGATTACATCGTCTTTATTGACGGAGACTGTGTGCCTCATCACAAGTTTATCGAGGACCATAAGCAGCTTGCCAGAGAAGGACATTTTACCCTGGGAGACCGGGCTCATGTGAAGCAGCCTTATACAAATGATTTCCAGCCAACTTTCATGCAGGTGATGAAGGGAATTTTGTCTAAGAAGTTGCACAAGCGATATGTTGCAATCCGCAATCCTCTTGAGCGTCCTTATCGGATTAACTACGGAGATGTAACAGCAAGAGAACTCGCCAATCTGGCAGTGGGATGCAATATGGCCTTCTGGAAGAGTGATATCGTCAAGATAAACGGCTTTAACGAGTCGCTCGAAGGCTGGGCTCTGGAAGATATTGAAATGGCGGGCAGGCTTTTGGTGAGTGGTGTCACTGCCAACAAAGTTTGGAGGCAGGCAATCCTTTATCATCTGGACCATGGGGATCCTGTTTTTGACGATGAGACTATTCTCGATTCTACAGAGTCCGTGCTATCCAATAAAGTGAGCTGGACTCCCAGTGGCTTGAGCAGCACCGAAGAAGTTTCTTAA